A window of bacterium contains these coding sequences:
- a CDS encoding DUF3788 family protein, whose protein sequence is MISGFPHEFGPPNPEAVERMLGEGLTRWKALAAALEEAAGARGSWKSYGPKYGWRLDFRRKSGPLAGLYPTPEGPLLGINLVRKEWAPAFDLPLGPRAKAVLESSEPLKDGRFLLLLVADERTARDAGALIGLKADRR, encoded by the coding sequence ATGATCAGCGGATTCCCGCACGAGTTCGGTCCCCCGAATCCGGAAGCCGTCGAGCGGATGCTCGGCGAGGGGCTGACGCGCTGGAAGGCGCTCGCGGCGGCGCTTGAAGAGGCGGCCGGCGCGCGCGGCAGCTGGAAGTCGTATGGGCCGAAGTACGGCTGGCGGCTCGACTTCCGCCGGAAGTCGGGGCCGCTCGCCGGCCTCTATCCGACGCCGGAAGGTCCGCTGCTCGGGATCAATCTCGTCCGGAAGGAATGGGCGCCGGCCTTCGACCTGCCGCTTGGTCCGCGGGCGAAGGCTGTTCTCGAATCGTCGGAGCCGCTGAAGGACGGGCGCTTCCTCCTGCTGCTCGTCGCCGACGAGCGGACGGCGCGGGACGCCGGGGCGCTGATCGGGCTGAAGGCCGACCGCA